The Desulfocurvus vexinensis DSM 17965 genome includes a window with the following:
- a CDS encoding 4Fe-4S dicluster domain-containing protein, with translation MPKAFFIDTTRCTACRGCQVACKEWHNLPAVKTRQTGTHQNPPDLTPFNYKLVRFSEHLIDGVIRWYFFPDQCRHCFQPPCMFTAEDYVPGAIVQDEQTGAVIYTPLAAKLGAEEFEEVRDSCPYNIPRRDEATGIVSKCDMCIDRVQNGRLPMCVKTCAMGAMHFGEYDAMRALADKRLEAVRGEFPNASLADPDDVAVIYLLADEPARLHEHAVAQAPALMTRKQMLARLTRPLARLGRA, from the coding sequence ATGCCCAAGGCATTCTTCATCGACACCACGCGTTGCACGGCGTGTCGGGGTTGCCAGGTCGCCTGCAAGGAATGGCACAACCTGCCCGCCGTGAAGACCCGCCAGACCGGGACGCACCAGAACCCCCCGGATCTGACCCCCTTCAACTACAAGCTCGTGCGCTTCAGCGAGCACCTCATCGATGGCGTCATCCGCTGGTACTTCTTCCCCGACCAGTGCCGCCATTGCTTCCAGCCGCCCTGCATGTTCACCGCCGAGGACTACGTGCCCGGCGCCATCGTGCAGGACGAGCAGACCGGGGCGGTGATCTACACCCCCCTGGCCGCCAAGCTCGGGGCCGAGGAGTTCGAGGAGGTGCGCGATTCCTGCCCCTACAACATCCCGCGCCGCGACGAGGCCACCGGCATCGTCAGCAAGTGCGACATGTGCATCGACCGCGTGCAGAACGGCCGGCTGCCCATGTGCGTGAAAACCTGCGCCATGGGGGCCATGCACTTCGGCGAATACGACGCCATGCGGGCCCTGGCCGACAAGCGCCTGGAGGCCGTGCGCGGGGAGTTCCCCAACGCGTCGCTGGCCGATCCCGACGACGTGGCGGTGATCTACCTGCTGGCCGACGAGCCCGCCCGGCTGCACGAGCACGCCGTGGCCCAGGCTCCCGCGCTCATGACCCGCAAGCAGATGCTTGCCCGGCTGACCCGGCCCCTGGCCCGGCTTGGCCGCGCCTAA
- the rimI gene encoding ribosomal protein S18-alanine N-acetyltransferase produces MDDSRAAASAANGADAGPASGAAETAAPGAAGDYCFDRLGLDDLPALVALERRCFSMPWGEREFRLGLAGGVFKVFGLRGPQGLAAYISFHHVLDEMEVLNIAVHPHLRRRGLGARLLGLALGICAGLGVRHAHLEVRMGNAPARALYARFGFVQAGLRRGYYTDTGEDAVLMALELSAPGAAAANDAAPGLDKFGAA; encoded by the coding sequence ATGGACGACTCGCGCGCCGCCGCCAGCGCCGCCAACGGGGCTGACGCCGGGCCCGCCAGCGGAGCTGCGGAAACCGCCGCCCCCGGCGCCGCCGGGGACTACTGCTTCGACCGCCTGGGCCTGGACGACCTGCCCGCCCTGGTGGCCCTGGAGCGGCGCTGCTTTTCCATGCCCTGGGGCGAGCGCGAGTTCCGCCTGGGGCTTGCGGGCGGGGTGTTCAAGGTCTTCGGGCTGCGCGGGCCGCAGGGGCTGGCGGCGTACATTTCCTTCCATCACGTCCTCGACGAGATGGAGGTGCTCAACATCGCCGTGCATCCGCACCTGCGCCGCCGGGGCCTGGGCGCGCGGCTGCTGGGCCTGGCCCTGGGCATCTGCGCCGGGCTGGGCGTGCGCCATGCGCACCTGGAGGTGCGCATGGGCAACGCGCCCGCCCGCGCCCTGTACGCGCGCTTCGGCTTCGTGCAGGCCGGGCTGCGCCGGGGCTACTACACCGACACCGGCGAGGACGCCGTGCTCATGGCCCTGGAGCTGTCCGCCCCGGGAGCGGCCGCCGCAAACGACGCCGCGCCGGGCCTGGATAAATTCGGCGCCGCGTAG
- the secG gene encoding preprotein translocase subunit SecG — protein sequence MEALVLTLHILACIILVVLVLLQSGKEGMGVIFGGGSSSMFGGSGAGSLLTKLTAFLAVVFLVTSLLYNILSSSTRSDDGGSVIIGQPAVEAPAPVAEEPKEQAPPFDSIQVEEPKAEEKAQ from the coding sequence TTGGAAGCCCTGGTTTTGACCCTGCACATTCTCGCGTGCATCATTCTCGTCGTTCTCGTGCTCCTGCAATCCGGCAAGGAAGGCATGGGCGTGATCTTCGGCGGCGGCTCGTCGTCCATGTTCGGCGGCTCCGGCGCCGGAAGCCTCCTGACCAAGCTGACCGCCTTCCTGGCCGTGGTCTTTCTCGTGACCTCGCTGCTCTACAACATCCTGTCCAGCTCCACGCGCTCGGACGACGGCGGCTCGGTGATCATCGGCCAGCCCGCCGTCGAGGCCCCGGCCCCGGTTGCGGAAGAGCCCAAGGAGCAGGCCCCGCCCTTCGACAGCATCCAGGTCGAGGAGCCCAAGGCCGAGGAGAAGGCCCAGTAG
- the fdnG gene encoding formate dehydrogenase-N subunit alpha, with protein sequence MGISRRSFLKVAGAGAVGLTLGQLGLDLRPVAAHAYAMKIEGAREVISICPFCSCCCNVLMHVKDGTVINVEGDPDYPVSQGALCAKGAALLTMHVNDHRLTKPLYRAPGSDRWEEKDWDWTIERIARRVKDTRDRDFRTVNDKGQTVNRVESIFQLGTSQMDNEECSVSHQMLRSLGVVHIDHQARIUHSATVPALAESFGRGAMTNHWTDIENADAILIMGSNAAEHHPISFKWVLKAKDKGAKVMHVDPKFSRTSARSDFHVPLRSGTDIAFLGGMVKYILDNDKFFHDYVVQYTNAACIVGEKYSFSNGMFAGFDKKTGRYDRSKWAFERDENGLPRRDTTFKHKRCVLNLMRAHYSRYTLERVSSTTGVSRENLLRVYETFAATGTPDKAGTMMYALGWTQHTVGVQNIRLAAIVQLLLGNIGVAGGGINALRGEPNVQGSTDHALLYHILPGYLPMVQANWPTLADYNKANTPKSSDPQSANWWQNRPKYLASLLKSWFGDNATAENEFGYGLLPRLDEHGDYSLMYLFDRMYKGSVKGGFVFGTNPAQSAPNTHKTRRALANLEWLVVGELHHTETSDFWRGPGMNPADVATEVFLLPSAQRGEKEGSITNSGRWLMWHYMAQQPLGQCRSMGTMIVDLMNAVRKLYRQESGALPEQVLAHDWPQAFDPEHIARRNNGWFTRDVEVNGVTYKKGQQVPGFANLTDDGATACSAWVQCGSYLDCGNLAKRRDLSQTPMQANIGLFPNFAWAWPMNRRVLYNRASVDENGRPWNPAKAVIVWEDGKWVGDVPDGGWPPMASGKGKLPFIMSTDGYGQLYGPGRLDGPLPEHYEPAETPLARNPFSGQLSNPCMKRMKSDADPLAKPADSRFPIVLTTYCLTEHWCGGGETRNTPVLLEAEPQQYVELSPELAQEKGIANGDVVVVESARGRVEAVAMVTVRMRPLPVEGRIIHEIGMPFCFGWTTPKCGDAVNRLTPAVGDPNTTIPEYKVCLVNIRKADTVTEL encoded by the coding sequence ATGGGCATTTCAAGGCGAAGTTTCCTCAAGGTCGCGGGAGCCGGGGCCGTGGGGCTGACCCTGGGCCAGCTCGGCCTGGACCTGCGGCCCGTCGCGGCCCACGCCTATGCGATGAAGATCGAGGGCGCCAGGGAAGTCATCTCCATCTGCCCCTTCTGCTCGTGCTGCTGCAACGTGCTCATGCACGTCAAGGACGGCACGGTGATCAACGTCGAGGGCGACCCGGACTACCCCGTGAGCCAGGGCGCGCTGTGCGCCAAGGGAGCGGCGTTGTTGACCATGCACGTCAACGACCACCGGCTGACCAAGCCCCTGTACCGCGCCCCCGGGTCGGACCGCTGGGAGGAAAAGGACTGGGACTGGACCATTGAGCGCATCGCCCGCCGGGTGAAGGACACCCGCGACCGCGACTTCAGGACCGTCAACGACAAGGGCCAGACCGTCAACCGCGTGGAGTCCATCTTCCAGCTCGGCACCTCGCAGATGGACAACGAGGAGTGCTCCGTTTCGCACCAGATGCTGCGCAGCCTGGGGGTCGTCCACATCGACCATCAGGCCCGTATCTGACACAGCGCCACTGTACCGGCTCTGGCAGAGTCGTTCGGACGCGGCGCGATGACCAACCACTGGACCGACATCGAGAATGCCGACGCCATCCTCATCATGGGGAGCAACGCGGCTGAGCACCATCCCATCTCCTTCAAATGGGTGCTCAAGGCCAAGGACAAGGGCGCCAAGGTCATGCATGTCGATCCCAAATTCTCCAGAACCTCCGCGCGCAGCGACTTCCACGTCCCCCTGCGCTCCGGCACCGACATCGCCTTTCTGGGCGGCATGGTGAAGTACATCCTGGACAACGACAAGTTCTTCCATGACTACGTCGTCCAGTACACCAACGCGGCCTGCATCGTGGGCGAGAAGTACTCCTTCTCCAACGGCATGTTCGCGGGCTTCGACAAGAAGACCGGGCGCTACGACCGCAGCAAATGGGCCTTCGAACGCGACGAGAACGGCCTGCCCCGGCGTGACACGACCTTCAAGCACAAGCGGTGCGTGCTGAACCTCATGCGCGCCCACTACAGCCGCTACACCCTGGAGCGCGTCTCCAGCACCACCGGCGTGTCGCGCGAGAACCTGCTGCGCGTGTACGAGACCTTCGCGGCCACTGGCACGCCCGACAAGGCCGGGACCATGATGTACGCCCTGGGCTGGACCCAGCACACCGTGGGCGTGCAGAACATCCGCCTGGCGGCCATCGTGCAACTGCTGCTGGGCAATATCGGCGTGGCTGGCGGCGGCATCAACGCCCTGCGCGGCGAGCCCAACGTCCAGGGCTCCACGGACCATGCCCTGCTGTACCACATCCTGCCCGGCTACCTGCCCATGGTCCAGGCCAACTGGCCGACCCTGGCCGACTACAACAAGGCCAACACGCCCAAGTCCAGCGACCCGCAGAGCGCCAACTGGTGGCAGAACCGGCCCAAGTACCTGGCTAGCTTGCTCAAGTCCTGGTTCGGCGACAACGCCACCGCGGAGAACGAGTTCGGCTACGGCCTGCTGCCGCGCCTGGACGAGCACGGCGACTACTCGCTCATGTACCTCTTCGACAGGATGTACAAGGGCTCGGTCAAGGGCGGCTTCGTGTTCGGCACCAACCCCGCCCAGAGCGCGCCCAACACCCACAAGACCCGCCGCGCCCTGGCCAACCTGGAGTGGCTGGTGGTGGGCGAGTTGCACCACACCGAAACCTCGGACTTCTGGCGCGGCCCGGGCATGAACCCCGCCGACGTCGCCACCGAGGTCTTCCTGCTGCCCAGCGCCCAGCGCGGCGAGAAGGAAGGCAGCATCACCAACTCCGGGCGCTGGCTCATGTGGCACTACATGGCCCAGCAGCCTCTGGGCCAGTGCCGCTCCATGGGCACCATGATCGTGGACCTGATGAACGCCGTGCGCAAGCTCTACCGCCAGGAGTCCGGCGCCCTGCCCGAGCAGGTGCTCGCCCACGACTGGCCCCAGGCCTTCGACCCCGAGCACATCGCCAGGCGCAACAACGGCTGGTTCACCCGCGACGTGGAGGTCAACGGCGTGACCTACAAGAAGGGCCAGCAGGTGCCCGGCTTCGCCAACCTCACGGACGACGGCGCCACGGCCTGCTCCGCCTGGGTGCAGTGCGGCTCGTACCTCGACTGCGGCAACCTCGCCAAGCGGCGCGACCTGAGCCAGACGCCCATGCAGGCCAACATCGGGCTGTTCCCGAACTTCGCCTGGGCCTGGCCCATGAACCGCCGCGTGCTCTACAACCGCGCCTCGGTGGACGAAAACGGCAGGCCGTGGAACCCGGCCAAGGCCGTCATCGTCTGGGAGGACGGCAAGTGGGTCGGCGACGTGCCCGACGGCGGCTGGCCGCCCATGGCCAGCGGCAAGGGCAAGCTGCCCTTCATCATGTCCACAGACGGCTACGGCCAGCTCTACGGCCCCGGCCGCCTGGACGGCCCGCTGCCCGAGCACTACGAGCCCGCAGAAACCCCGCTGGCCAGGAACCCGTTCTCGGGCCAGCTCAGCAACCCGTGCATGAAGCGCATGAAGAGCGACGCCGACCCGCTGGCCAAGCCCGCCGACAGCCGCTTCCCCATCGTGCTGACCACGTATTGCCTCACCGAGCACTGGTGCGGCGGCGGCGAGACGCGCAACACCCCCGTGCTGCTCGAGGCCGAGCCCCAGCAGTACGTGGAGCTGTCGCCCGAGCTGGCCCAGGAGAAGGGCATCGCCAACGGCGACGTGGTGGTGGTGGAGAGCGCGCGCGGCCGGGTGGAGGCCGTGGCCATGGTCACGGTGCGCATGCGCCCGCTGCCCGTGGAAGGGCGGATCATCCACGAGATCGGCATGCCCTTCTGCTTCGGCTGGACCACGCCCAAATGCGGCGACGCCGTGAACCGGCTGACCCCCGCCGTGGGCGACCCCAACACGACCATCCCCGAGTACAAGGTCTGCCTGGTGAACATCCGCAAGGCCGACACGGTGACCGAACTGTAG
- a CDS encoding phosphoglycerate kinase has product MIRCIDEMDLKGKKVLVRVDFNVPLKDGVIKDDNRIRASLPTLRLALERGAALILCSHLGKPKGQVRAEFSLKPVADYLAGLLGREVAMAPDCVGPEVAHMAAMIGPGGILMLENLRFHKEEEAGDDAFGAAMAALCDVYCCDAFGTAHRAHASMTAIPAHAPEKCAGLLLIKEWKYLGQALADPARPYVAISGGAKVSTKLGILRNLLSKVDKLIVGGAMANTFFLAQGHGVGASLAEPDLVGEARAVLDEAARRGVDLLLPVDCVLGSGPDAQAAGATVSVDAVPEGQMILDAGPASVARWAGALAGAGTVVWNGPVGLFETPAFAAGSTGLARAVVDCGALTIIGGGDTGAALVAAGLADKVTFVSTGGGSFLELMEGKDMPAFKALEV; this is encoded by the coding sequence ATGATCCGCTGCATCGACGAAATGGACCTCAAGGGCAAGAAGGTGCTCGTGCGGGTGGACTTCAACGTGCCCCTCAAGGACGGGGTCATCAAGGACGACAACCGCATCCGCGCCAGCCTGCCGACCCTGCGCCTGGCCCTGGAGCGCGGGGCTGCGCTCATCCTGTGCTCGCACCTGGGCAAACCCAAGGGCCAGGTGCGCGCCGAGTTCTCCCTGAAGCCCGTGGCCGACTATCTGGCCGGGCTGCTGGGCCGCGAGGTGGCCATGGCGCCGGACTGCGTGGGCCCCGAGGTCGCGCACATGGCGGCCATGATCGGCCCCGGCGGCATCCTGATGCTCGAGAACCTGCGCTTCCACAAGGAGGAGGAGGCCGGCGACGACGCCTTCGGCGCGGCCATGGCCGCCCTGTGCGACGTGTACTGCTGCGACGCCTTCGGCACGGCCCACCGCGCCCACGCCTCCATGACCGCCATCCCGGCCCACGCGCCCGAGAAATGCGCGGGGCTGCTGCTCATCAAGGAATGGAAATACCTGGGCCAGGCCCTGGCCGACCCGGCGCGGCCCTACGTGGCCATCTCCGGCGGGGCCAAGGTGTCCACCAAGCTGGGCATCCTGCGCAACCTGCTCTCCAAGGTGGACAAGCTCATCGTGGGCGGGGCCATGGCCAACACGTTCTTCCTGGCCCAGGGCCACGGGGTGGGCGCCTCGCTGGCGGAGCCCGACCTCGTGGGCGAGGCCCGCGCCGTGCTGGACGAGGCCGCCCGGCGCGGGGTGGATCTGTTGCTGCCCGTGGACTGCGTGCTGGGCTCCGGGCCCGACGCCCAGGCCGCCGGGGCCACCGTGAGTGTGGACGCCGTGCCCGAGGGGCAGATGATCCTCGACGCGGGCCCGGCCTCCGTGGCGCGCTGGGCTGGGGCCCTGGCCGGGGCGGGCACGGTGGTCTGGAACGGGCCGGTGGGCCTGTTCGAGACCCCGGCCTTCGCGGCGGGCTCCACGGGGCTGGCCCGGGCCGTGGTGGACTGCGGCGCCCTGACCATCATCGGCGGCGGCGACACCGGCGCGGCCCTGGTCGCCGCCGGGCTGGCCGACAAGGTGACCTTCGTCTCCACCGGCGGAGGCTCGTTCCTGGAACTCATGGAAGGCAAGGACATGCCCGCCTTCAAGGCCCTGGAGGTCTAG
- a CDS encoding formate dehydrogenase accessory protein FdhE codes for MNRNQELEHLHAWAARLRAQNASLAGLLDAFEPLFAELVKTRAALLAAGLGPVASDPGRLSRGLPHFVDAPLGDYAQAFLASARRILPVMAQSFPGVSDELRRLMYALESDTVDSAALMEGVIRGDDAVLARQARALGVDAPGLGLAAAMALRPVLAALGPEVAQAATLGAWGRGYCPVCGALPGLAILRSSGQDDAYLKSHGGQRWLHCSRCAAQWRFMRHACPHCGNEEHGTLEYFHPQGRTEGRADLCRKCNRYLVTCDASGAVDEPMPDMAALGLLPMDVVMQRDGFAPVAPTAWNRLDP; via the coding sequence ATGAACCGCAACCAGGAACTGGAACACCTGCACGCCTGGGCCGCGCGCCTGCGCGCGCAAAACGCGTCCCTGGCCGGGCTGCTCGACGCCTTCGAGCCGCTGTTCGCCGAGCTGGTCAAGACCCGGGCCGCCCTGCTGGCCGCCGGGCTCGGGCCCGTGGCCTCCGACCCGGGGCGGCTTTCCCGGGGCCTGCCCCATTTCGTGGACGCGCCCCTGGGCGACTACGCCCAGGCCTTCCTGGCCTCGGCGCGGCGCATCCTGCCGGTGATGGCCCAGTCCTTCCCCGGGGTGTCCGACGAACTGCGCAGGCTGATGTACGCGCTGGAATCCGACACCGTGGACTCGGCGGCGCTCATGGAGGGCGTCATCCGCGGCGACGACGCCGTGCTGGCCCGCCAGGCCAGAGCCCTGGGCGTGGACGCGCCCGGCCTGGGGCTGGCGGCCGCCATGGCCCTGCGGCCCGTGCTGGCTGCCCTGGGCCCGGAGGTCGCCCAGGCCGCGACCCTGGGCGCCTGGGGCCGGGGCTACTGCCCCGTGTGCGGCGCCCTGCCCGGACTGGCCATCCTGCGCAGCTCCGGGCAGGACGACGCCTATCTCAAGAGCCACGGCGGCCAGCGCTGGCTGCACTGCTCGCGCTGCGCGGCCCAGTGGCGCTTCATGCGCCACGCCTGCCCGCACTGCGGCAACGAGGAGCACGGAACCCTGGAGTACTTCCATCCCCAGGGCCGGACCGAGGGCCGGGCCGACCTGTGCCGCAAGTGCAACCGCTATCTGGTGACCTGCGACGCCTCGGGCGCCGTGGACGAGCCGATGCCCGACATGGCCGCCCTGGGCCTGCTGCCCATGGACGTGGTCATGCAGCGCGACGGCTTCGCCCCGGTGGCCCCCACGGCCTGGAACAGGCTGGACCCCTGA
- the tpiA gene encoding triose-phosphate isomerase, with the protein MKKLMAANWKMHKTTEEAFDTAEELVALCGAALPEDREVLVIPPFTALRRTGQALAGNPRFLLGGQNFYPEEQGAFTGEISPAMLLDVGCAFVLAGHSERRHVLGETDEMVGRKVAFGLERGLSVILCVGERIDERRAGQVEQVLRTQLDKGLAGVDRGVDPERLVVAYEPVWAIGTGEVAGPQEIVQAHAFVRQELVRAFGEAGREMRIQYGGSVKPDNAAEIIHLDNVDGVLVGGASLRADSFSRIVLAD; encoded by the coding sequence GTGAAAAAGCTCATGGCCGCCAACTGGAAGATGCACAAGACCACCGAAGAGGCCTTCGACACCGCCGAGGAGCTGGTGGCCCTGTGCGGCGCCGCCCTGCCGGAGGACCGCGAGGTGCTGGTCATCCCGCCGTTCACGGCCCTGCGCCGTACCGGGCAGGCCCTGGCGGGCAACCCGCGTTTCCTGCTGGGCGGGCAGAACTTCTACCCCGAGGAGCAGGGTGCCTTCACCGGCGAAATCTCCCCGGCCATGCTGCTGGACGTGGGCTGCGCCTTCGTCCTGGCCGGGCACTCCGAGCGCCGCCACGTGCTGGGCGAAACCGACGAGATGGTCGGGCGCAAGGTGGCCTTCGGCCTGGAGCGCGGGCTGTCGGTGATCCTGTGCGTGGGCGAGCGCATCGACGAGCGCCGCGCCGGGCAGGTGGAGCAGGTGCTGCGCACCCAGCTGGACAAGGGCCTGGCGGGCGTGGACCGGGGCGTGGACCCCGAGCGGCTGGTGGTGGCCTACGAGCCGGTGTGGGCCATCGGCACCGGCGAGGTGGCCGGGCCGCAGGAGATCGTCCAGGCCCACGCCTTCGTGCGCCAGGAGCTGGTGCGCGCCTTCGGCGAGGCCGGGCGGGAAATGCGCATCCAGTACGGCGGCAGCGTCAAGCCCGACAACGCCGCCGAGATTATTCACCTTGACAACGTGGACGGCGTGCTGGTAGGAGGCGCAAGCTTGCGGGCCGACAGTTTCAGCCGCATTGTCCTGGCCGATTGA